A stretch of Geomonas oryzisoli DNA encodes these proteins:
- a CDS encoding arsenosugar biosynthesis-associated peroxidase-like protein has protein sequence METYYDPKDLGSFAEIGKDAPELAGKFFDYYNEVFAEGELTEREKALIALAVAHTVQCPYCIDAYTRACLEKGSHLGEMTEALHVVTAIRGGASLVHGVQMRKIAEKLSL, from the coding sequence ATGGAAACCTACTACGATCCCAAGGATCTGGGGAGCTTCGCCGAGATCGGCAAGGACGCGCCGGAACTGGCGGGGAAATTCTTCGACTACTACAACGAGGTATTCGCCGAAGGGGAGCTGACCGAACGGGAAAAGGCGCTCATCGCCCTTGCCGTCGCCCACACCGTGCAATGCCCCTACTGCATCGACGCCTACACCAGGGCCTGCCTGGAGAAGGGGTCGCACCTGGGCGAGATGACCGAAGCGTTGCACGTGGTGACGGCGATTCGCGGTGGCGCCTCTTTGGTGCACGGTGTGCAGATGCGCAAGATAGCCGAGAAACTCTCGCTTTAG
- a CDS encoding ubiquinol-cytochrome c reductase iron-sulfur subunit yields MENEGRRKFLGVCVAGATAAAAVAAGYPVFRYLAPKSGQGGAAKLVIPVGELKEGDAKFFEFAGSSAVLIKTKSGELVALSAVCTHLGCIVQWVKEKQQFLCPCHGGQFSTDGTVLGGPPPRPLAKIPLTVTEGNITIG; encoded by the coding sequence ATGGAGAACGAGGGGAGGAGGAAGTTTCTCGGAGTCTGCGTCGCCGGGGCCACGGCCGCCGCTGCGGTCGCCGCGGGATATCCGGTTTTCCGTTACCTGGCGCCCAAGTCCGGCCAGGGGGGCGCCGCCAAGCTGGTGATCCCGGTAGGGGAGCTCAAAGAAGGGGACGCCAAGTTTTTCGAATTCGCCGGTTCCTCGGCCGTACTGATCAAGACCAAGAGCGGTGAGTTGGTCGCCCTCTCCGCGGTCTGCACCCACCTTGGCTGCATCGTGCAGTGGGTCAAGGAGAAGCAGCAGTTTCTCTGCCCCTGTCACGGCGGCCAGTTCTCCACCGACGGCACGGTGCTGGGAGGCCCCCCGCCCCGTCCGCTCGCCAAGATCCCCCTCACCGTCACCGAAGGGAACATCACCATCGGCTAA